The sequence tgtgagtgtcatCTGTCAACTCTGGAGAGTAACAGTGATTTAGCCTCTGATGATTGAGGAATGCATCTGAGCCGAGCGTAGCCTCATAAGCTATGTCAGAGGAGACAGTGGAGACTCAGTGCGGGAATAAACGCTCAGTCATTGTGAACACTGGTTCATCTGTGTCCACCTGctgtagaaacacacacacacacacacacacacacacacacacacacacacacacacacacatagtccaAGCATGACACAGCAGCATACCTCAGTCCCTCTTTTACTGCAGTCACATCTGTTCCCTCAGCTTCACGTCATTTATAGAGGTTAAAGTCCGCAGCACAATAAAGAACTGCAAAATCATTCCatagattttatttgtttatgccTGCAGCCCTCCAAGGTTAATATATTATGAGATGTCTGACGGTGGACACAGTCTGTGAATGTTTGGAAAGTTGTTTTAGCTCTATTTGCAGCTTGAGTGAgtcaaagtaaaacaataacTTTGGCTCTGTGCAGAAATGCTACACAAATGTTATTCATATTTCAGTGCTTCAGACGGACAAAGGAGCAATTTAGTCTCACTATCAAGCAAGTAGAGCGCTCTAAGCAGCAGttttagaatattgtttttacaGCATGGAGGACTTTTGTTCTGCTGCACTCGCATTTTAATGAATCTTGTTAGCTTGACATCAGAAACCTATGAAGCGTTACAATTACTTTTTTAAGTAGTTAATAAACAATATCAAGTCTTACATAATAAGGAATCAGACGCAACAAGGTGAGGATATTTGCGCCTCTATTGTACCTCATCTTCAATGTGTAGTGCACTGAGGCCGGTCTAATGTTGGGGCGAAGACATGTCACCTCAGATCCTACTtaagaggtagtaacagagtcAGAATGGGGGCCAGTGGTAGTATGCAGTGTCAGAGCTAACAGGGCGAGatagtggtgtgtgtttgtgtttgcacagcTGAGTGTGAATGTATATGTGATGCTCCCGAAACCATTTAAAGAACTGGAATTCAATGTGAAGTCACACACTGCTGCATCAGTATTATGCCATTTTGGATGCAATATGGAAGTACTAAGGTGGACCCATGGTGGAGCTTTGTTATGGTGCTGCAGGCTGTAAAGGGCTGAGCTTTGAGGTGCTCTAGTCTTTGTAAATGTTAGCTTCCTGAATGTGAAAACACTGGTCCTTCATAAGTTTGCTTTTCACTGTCCTAGGTTAGCGGTCTCAGCTGGTGATcatcatagactataaataatggacgtagtatccgtgacatcacccatctgttcctgaacgctgttttgaagccaatcgacggcggcagccatattggaaatgctgaactcaaccaggcatagtgtgacgtaaagaggcggagtttgagcctcctagccaacagctgtgttcctgtccgggagtcaagtcagtcatgtccttatttggacaaaaactcctaatcttaatatcttctgaactgtcgcgttagaaaaaaattcacaccccatacagtgtatgccgatagagaaattagctatgtagagccaagccgtttttgaaccaggctgtaaacatgtttatttctgctgcaaagattgtatattttgaattggtgtgtatgtggtttccggtgtttctgcagccagcctcaagcggattctcgatgacttgcagtttatgacacttccgcatgggcttcatagtttgagaccggaggttgctgcttggtggtCACTTGATGTTGCAAGTGACATACGTTTTGTTGATATTCAGTCATCTAACTGTAAAATAATTCTCACTGGATTTTATTGTTAGCCATTCATTGGATTGACTTTACACCGTTGTACTGCTGAAGAGCCTGAGGCATGTAGTTATTTTATATACAGCTGACTCAATGTGAACACTCTTAGCATTAAAattaagcactgaaacatttctctgtaaataaatatgcatGCATTTATTTTCAGCCTTAAATCTACACACCACTTCACATCTTGCATCTCTGCCCGAATGTTTACTGTGAATTGTTGTGAAACTCCATCCAGGGAGTGCAGTGTCGTGTCTCCTGTTGTCTATCTGTCCCTGACCTGTTTTCACCTGGCTCTCCTCCAAaataacagaggaggagaggcaaaGAGGAAGTGATCACTATATTTAGACTGCAGGTTTATAGGAGCTGGTGCACAAAGCTGCCTTTGCCTAAAAGACTGCAGCTGACTGGTGTATTTTTAACTCTTGTTTGATTTCTAAATGTCTCTATTGTCCCCAAAAGTTGGAAAGCAGCATCTGGTTCACTTCACATATTTACACGAaatgtttctcctttttttttatagacCGTTTTGATCACCACTGTCCGTGGGTGGGCAACTGCGTGGGCAAGAGAAACTACCGATACTTCTACCTGTTCACCATGTCCCTCTCCCTGCTCACCATTTACATCTTCACCTTTGACATCGTCCATGTCGTCATGCGTGAGTATCCTGTTAGTCTGATTTTGAGGAGCAGACTGGTGAAGCATGTGGAAGAATGAAACATGATGAGGTTCAAGAATGTGGAAAAACAGGAAGGACTAGCAGCGTCTAGTGTGAATACAAATGCATGGACACGTGCTAGAACTACGACCTTCCTCAGACCAGGCTTTTCCTGGAGCATGACATGACATGCAACAGAAACCGACAGCTTGACATGATTCCTCTTTTATCCTAGTCCCCTTGCTTTCTTCTTCAACAAAATGCAGTCAGTAAGAGGATAAGGAGACAAAAAACAGGAGTGTTTCCAGCCAGGATACTTAGCTCTGGGCTTGTTATCATAATACTTAAGTAATTTGtgagaaatgttcctttttatttaaggaaaaatgaataatgaaGCAGCTGAATTTCTAGAaagtcttctcttttttaactcCTCTCTGTGGTGCTCTCTTCACAGGTTCGGTGGATAATGGCTTCCTGAACACTTTGAAGGAAACACCTGGGACATATCCTTTGgtcacatttcacaaaacaattGCTGGTGATGCCATGTGTACTTACCAAGTGTAAgttttttcattaaacaaaGTGTTGTGTGCTTATTAAAGCAGCAGTCCTGAGAATCTAATTAGTATAACCTTGGTGATAATCTAGTGTTACTTTTGAGGGCCAATAAGCACAACTTCATTAATTTCAGGGAGCTTAGGTTatgacaaagaaacataaaaaaaccttAAAGGAACATCTGTGGTAACGGTTCTGAATGCTAATAGTGTTAAAGCTAACATCAACGTCCCCTGTCTTGCATGTAGAACCTTAGCCATGCATGCAAACATTACTAAAGATGATGGCGCTTCATTACATCAAAATATTGATTAGACTTTCAgcctttatttatgtatcacagagagaaaaaaatacactgtAATGCAAAAAGCATTGTTAGCATAGCAACTAAATGGGGTAACATTAAACCAAAAAAGGCTAATCTTGGCTATTATCCTGCACTGTACCATAACATCACTGGTAATTATTGATTCTACACTGTAATGAACCAAGAACTCTCTTTCTTCTGATTATAAACTTGGGAAAGGCTTACTTTTTACTTTGTAGATGTAGCTTTAGCCTGTTTGCACAATAGCTAAGTTTAAGACCCTCTAACAACTTTTGTTTGGTCAAACAACAACTACACTATCAAACATTTGAAGAATTGatcagagagagtgtgagaatCAATTATGGAGCTGTCATTAGCTTATTTAGTGACTAACAAGCTAGCTAGTGAAACAACTAGCAAAAGCTTGACTACTAAATAACAACAGCCTACAGTTAGGGTGCTAGAGTATGCTAATCAGCTAGGTAACTAAATCCCGGtggtcatttctttctttttttgccaaTCAATCAATGCTGACAATTTCATTTCAGTCGGGAGAGACCacatttgaagattaaatgttatttattacaacttaatgaataatgaaactgacagaaatctttaacgtaaggactctatgggataattttgtgagcgtaggatgcgtgaatttggcagcagaagaaatccccctagagcccagactctggtggtgatggttgatgaatcctaggaattgaagactttgcggaGACCAGGttgagatggggaggtggaggggtgccatcaatgcaagaaggaactagctagagagagagagacacatttaaaagacagcagaaagttgaaaGACTGacaataagggcgtgccactgagctattggatgccgctgattaaccaatgagagctccggagcatgcagctggaagcgggtgtgCTATTGaacaagggagaggagaggttaaacaactgctgtgattgcttttatagtcttcctgtctgaactttgcTAGAGCTACATTCTCTTATCAGAGGctattttaatatgtttaacGTGTTTCGCCATATTGTGATCACCTTTGTGATTATCAACCATTAAATCCACCAAGTGCTAGACAGAAGACATGAGCTGTTGTTTCCTTAACCTGTATGTACTGTGCTGGAGGTGCTGGTTTGTTTCTTCACCCTGTGGTCGGTGGTGGGACTGACCGGCTTCCACACCTACCTGATCTCCCTCAACCAGACCACCAATGAAGACGTAAGTGCATCTCCTTACATATTAGTTACACCAAGCCTAATATAATTAAAACCACAAATCCATTCAGACTGCACATAACTACATACTGACACTGTCGCCACAACAACTATATGTAATTTTACACCTGAATCATCCTGCGAGGCACAGTGCTGTACTTTGCATATATTTGTTTGTGACTAGTGATCCGGCTAGGCTTCTTTGGTGTGTGACGTTACTGTTATCAGAGTACTTCTGTCTGTCAACAATAGTCATACAGGCTGTTTTGGTTATATTCCCTAaaaactcctgaaaaacaacaacagctgaatTAAAGTACTCTCCAGTGGACTGTATAAATGCTCAAGTTAGCTTTTCAAAACTAAAAACTCTGAGTGGTAAGAGAGGTGTCTGAATGTACCAAAAACATGTGAGGGCAAAGTCTCACCTCCTGAGACTAATGCAGGTCCAGATCCAGATAAGATAATAAGAAAATCCCAAAGTTATATTTCTCAGACCTTCCATATTTTAATGAACTGATGGTTATTTTTTAGGGTTTGATGAGTCAGAATCTTTATTAAACAGCTAAAAGATGCctgtatgtttcatttttatactTCAATTAGGAAAGTTCAGAAGataatttaaccctcctgttatgttgtgggtcaaattgaccctttttaaagttcagaaGTCTaaaaaaagaatgttaaaaacatctttgcttggcttaataggtgaaatcaatatatacaattttaaatggttaatttcacattttaggcaatatatgccttccaaaccagctaaaagcAGCCTAAAAATCTGGACAGCAtgagacagaagaggtgtctcgtgttagtttatcaacatcacttcataaagaaaatgataattcaaaattcaaaataaaacaaaacaaaatatatgtcatgtaaaactattgtatttatatttaggtctttccaatgtaggCCTATATTAAAATAGTTTTAacaagaattttcattaaaaacgagtgagttatcctcattgaaccatgatctgtgagaattaaaaacactattgcaccaaatattgatttaaatagttaggaatggagttaataatgagattttaaaaaaggtttattgggattttttgggttctgacacttttggatacgtaaatatgccccgggtcaattgacccaagaacatattgctgttcctgagaaacgaacataacaagTCCAAGCTGTAAGTAGTATTTGAAGATACCAAAGGAGAAAGAAATGTATAATATTCTAGCTAGTTTTGGTGTTCACCCTACATTATCAGGTAATGTTTGATTCTTGAAGTCTGACTTTAACTCGGGTCTTATAGTTTTCTAAGTAAGACTAAGCCACAGTAAAGGAAGGTAttgaaaatgattatttttaaacatacaTTTAGATTCATGTTATCAGAAGGATACATTATGAGGGTGTGAAGTGTGGATGTAAGGATCTGTATGAACATTTTGGGATCAGGCCTCCTGGTTTCATGAGAGTGGAAAGATAAACATACATCACAGACGtgtaaaacattattatttctaAAACCACAGAGCTGTTTCCTTGACAACGACACCACCTAGCTCAGCACTGAAGGACAGAGTGTTTCTAAACTGCTGCTTGTTTAACAAGCCAATTATACTGTAAGCTATAGTAAAGCAAACACAACgctataaagaaaacaaagactggGAGTCTATTTATAACATGTAAGACATACTGTACTCTGTATCACATCTGTTTGTTCTTCCTCCTTTTATCTGACTTTATATAAGACAGAATGGACCACATAGAGAGATTGCTGCATTTAAAATTTTATATGTCCTTTTTCATCCCGTGAAGCCACACTGGAGCCAGAAATCTTGTTATGAGCAAAACATGTCCCATACAGCAGGGACAACTTTATTCTGCTCATCCGACAAATTGGATTTTAAATGCTTTGAAtgctaaaaacagcagtttctTGGACTCCTCACAGCTCGCCAAAGTCTAATGATCTAAAAATATGCATGAGCtatttaagaaaaaacaaaaaaaacacctgtgAAATAAGATCTAACACCACATGCGGCTGGTTTCTGATTTCACTGTCAGCTGCGTTTAGAGGGGAAACTTGGGAGGCTAAGTGAGTGTTAAGTGTTGATTGCTTTATTTGGGTCACAGCATACATGCATTTGGGCTGATGTAAAGCAGGGGATGAGAGGTGGATGAATTCACAGAGGGAGTAATTTATGTTgtgtctatccatccatctatgtaTAGAAGTGTTAGCAGTGTGTATACCTTATCAGAGGCTTTGTTAGCTGTGATCTGACTGCAGAGGCTCTGACAagaagcagagagcagcagcagcagaagcagagatGGCGCATGTGGTGGGAGGATCTAGATGGCTAAAAGCAAGAGAGTGCACTCATACTTTGTTGTAATGATTAATTTATTAttcccctttttctttcctgtGGGATGTCTGGcctcatttttttgtctttttgaagcTCTGCAATCTGCACCTACAGTGTGATGTTGCTCTAGGAGATGAAACAAATGGCTGTCAGCCCTGCCGTTTCAATATCTTAGTGATTGGCCTAATAATAGATGCATCGATACCTGCAGGGGCCTGGCACACTGCCAGAAAAACTGCTGTGGCACCAAGGtgggggaaggagggaggggaggagagaggaggagagaggaggaggagagggagagaggagagggagagaggaggaggagagggagaaggagatggTGGAGTAAGGGCGAACAGGAGAAGGCACCTTGAGTGTTGTAGCTTTTCGGGTCTCCCATAGGATGACATATGCTCTGTCAACTGTGTGTGCTAcacgtacacacatgcacactcatacacacactaacacaaagtGTAAGTAGGCATACAGCACTGAAGTAGCTCTTGGGCAGACTGTTGACCTATATCCACTGCGACTAAAAAAAGAGCAGTAGTCTTTGTCTTGCTGAAGGGTCACTCAGTGCGAACTCTACTCTGCAGCCAAACTTTAGTTTTGCGGGCAGCTATTTGAATTTACAAGTAAactttctcttcttctacatGTGTGGGGGCGGTTGTGGCTCAGTGGTCGAGATAGTATTCTCACATTTAGAAGGATTGCAGTTAGATCCCTGCTCAACAGTCCTAATGTTGGAGATTCTTCTAAACCAATGATTGCTCCTAGCTAGCAGCTTGTAAATAGGATAAGTTAAAACGAATGGGTACTTTACATAGTCCTTACCATTGTACTGTTTGTCAAGGTCAAATAGAAATATctcatttgtgttttgaaccACAATAACTCTACAGAGATGACACAAAACTGTCACAGGTGCACCGTAACTAATGTCTGGTTGATGTTTTAAAATAGTGTCTTAAAGAAGAGTCGTCACTGTAagtgtgatgaagatgattaCCTGAAAAAAATGTGGATAAGCTAGCGATCAATGACCTGACCTGCATGTATTCCTTTCAGGTTTTATATGTAACCTGAGAGGCGAGGCTCAGGGAGAAATCTAATAAACTGTACTGCTCCTTCAGCAGAAAATCACTCTGGGGTTTAAATTACAACGGtcctgaaaagagagaaaataattgAATATTCTGGCTGAATTTTCTGGaaatttgtaaaagaaaattaagCAAAATACACTGTTGTTGACTTTTTTTGGTTTATCCTCAAGCTGTTATGCCCTTATTTAGAGTGGCAGGAAAGTGGACTAATTAGGAAtctaggaagagagagacagagagaggatggcATGTGGAAAGGGTTGCTGCAGGGCTGTCCTCTTCCACCTTTGTTTATGTGGCACAGGATTGTATTCGCTGATCCGTCACCAGCAGATAATTTACTTTAGATGAAACTACAGAAGTTTGAAGTCTTAGGTTGAAGTGTTTTGTTTGATATAAAAGTATGTACACAATCCTGCTTGTGTGGaataatatacattttctgctctttaaagtttatgtttttTGGTAACTGTGCCTCCTTTTAGGTGACAATCTTACGAAATACTCCCCTTACCTCATTGTGTACATTTTATTCATGGCTGTTGGAATCCTTTGTATGAatcctcagatttttttcaatgaattaTTAAAGTAAATTTAACCCGTAGTTGCTTTGCTCTTTCGTACCCGTTGGCACAGAGTTCCCATTAAACCAGGAATCATTAAACCTCTGACGACATCCTTTTTAGTAGGTCAAAGCCAAGCCTGTGGGAATAACATCTAAAAATGGCACCATGCTTTTGAATAAGGCATAAGCAGTGGAAAATCTTTGTGAAACTCAACAGAGCAGGATTGTAAGACATCCAGGATGTGTTTGGTAATGTTTCATTCCTGCTGTTGAGTGTtgtgtacattttgttttaaacagaTTAAAGGATCTTGGTCGGGGAAAAACAGAGTCCAGAACCCGTACAGCCACAAGAATTTTATCAAAAACTGCTGTGAGGTTCTCTGTGGGCCGACATACCCGAGGTAAGTCCGTCAGATTTAAAGCCCAGCGAGTTCTCACACAGAACTGGTTGATTTATTCTGTATCAAAGGCCTGTTTTCAGTCAGAATCTGACACCTTTGTTGTTTAATCCATCATCATGTTCAAGTTTATGTCTTTTGCTTTATTCCTGCTGTTATCATGGGTTTTGTATCAGTGCCTGTGATAGATTAGACCCAGATTTATTGCTCCCCTTTGCTTAGTTCTAGTGAGTAACGATCAGGATGCAGTTTGTGACTGATTGCCTCGTCTCTTTCTGCAGCGTCTTGGACAGAAGAGGAGTGATGCAGGAGGATCTGGCTGTTTCTGCAACGCCCGATGCACTGCCCTCCTCCCATtcatcctccagcagcagcaaccCAGTGCCACAAACCACGGTgagaacacgcacacacacacacacacacaccacacacacacacacacacacacacacacacacacacacacacacacacaccacacacacacacacacacacacacacacacacagacacacaaacacaaacacaaacacagacacacacaaacaaacaagatgtTCTGGCTCAGTGTGTCACTAGTGGCTCCTGCATCTTTTCAGCATGCTGTCCTCTGCCTACAGAAAACCACTGCTCCACTCATCCCCAATGAGCACACACCTGATGATGCCAAGCCAAGCATTGCTGACACAGCAGAGAAGAGCTCCTCCACCACAGAGGAGCACTCTTCGCTTGAGAAGGTCCCGCCCCTGGCTTCACCCGAGACTGATGTTGAGACCTCTATCGCCAAGGACAAGATCCATTAGCTGCACCGAGGGGGCAGGGCCTTGTCCTAGCCCCTCCCCAACACCCTGTAACTGAAACACTCATAATCAATACTTGATTACTGTGCGGGTTATTCCCGCCCTACATTCCACCAGGAGAGCTGAGCTTttgcagcagctcctcctcttcctcccctcctcaccaGATGTTGCAGAGCTGTTTGATTGACACTTGCTCCTGCAGGGGGGAGGGATTTAAAGGAAAGTCAGCAGCGTCCTCTGTCTCCTGAACACTGCATGGAAAAGACACACAGGGGAAGAactgcaaatacaaaaaaaaaaactccaggcATACGACATCCCCATAGATCACCTGTGGGCTGCTGTGATTGTTTCTGTTCTTCATTTAAAACTGCATaatgacttttattgtgaaaggccAGTTCAGTATACTCCTTGCAAGCGTTTGGCCAAGACAATATGACTCTGGACATGTAAAAAAACTTCATGCATACAGTCAGTTTTCTGTTGTGTGTCCATTACATGCCCTATGCAAACCATGTAAGGCTGGACCAGCAGCTTTGAATGAGAAGGGTCACAcctgtgagtgtgcgtgtgtgtgcgtgtgtgtttgtgtgtgtgtgtgtgtgtgtgtgtgtgtgtgtgtgtgtgtgtgtgtgtgtgtgtgtgtgtgtgtacacatgatGTCCAGgcagggggaggacatgcaaatCTTCAGATATTTCCTTCCAGGCAAGTCAAACCTTGTATTCTGATATTGCTGCATTCAGTACTGTTGTTACTTGTGtgcatctttctttttcttaaagtgatCAGATCCAGACCTGTCCTTCCATTTTTATATAATCAAAGATGTAGTCAGATGTCGGTGCTCTGGAATACATGAAAAAGCTTCATCGCTTAGCCAGAGCCCCAGGTGTTTGAGTGCGAGAAGGCCTGACTTCTGATGATAGTAGACACTAGTGTTAACAGTGCCTTATCAAATGTAACTGAGGTCCACTAACAGAGATGCCCTAGACATCTGTTTAAACCGCTGATAGTGTTAAAAGACAAATGCTCATGTTTAGCCCAGTGGTTCCCAACCTGGTGTTTAGGACCCCTTTAAGGAAGCTAAGCTAATAggatataattattattaaatattattaattTTGAGGAAACATTATgcccactttttttttgcaaagaatcagataaaaaatataCCACCGTCATTTCTCTATTCTGAATGTAAAAGCTTCTGCTAGCACCTAGCACAAAGCCTGAAAACAGCCTTGTAGTATCTATATTCCTCAAAAAACAATTCTGTGGTTTGATATCTGGAACTCATTCTTACATTTCTGTTGTTAATTTTGCACAATAAACCAATAATGACTGAGGATgacaaatttaacatttgatcAATGATAGAAAAATGTTTGCAATGTTTCCCTCATGAATTATATTAATAATCTCTActgagtcatttaaaaaaaaaaatgtgagaaaGATTCTTTTTGGGTTGAACTGATCATAGTTTGTCAAAGTATACAACCTGTAAGAGGAAGTATCTCCTCTTCTGAGGGGGTCAAATGCTCTGAAGGTTGGGAACCACTATTCGAGACTTTGAGAAGCAAAAACTAAGCAAAGCCATCGTTGCACTGTACATAGTTTTAGCCAGTGAAGAAGTACTGAAAACCTCTCAGACTGTCGGTAAGGAGGaaagttttaatttatttatttgttgaaaGTATAAGTGCATACACTGTTGATGAAGCTGCCTGTACGTTGGGCACCTCCTCCTGCAAATGACTCCTGAGCTGATCTTCCTTtacatcctctctcctcctgccatCTCCACCCTCTTTTAAAACATCTCTAGTCTTAACTCCTCTCCTTTTCCTTACATCCTTGCCGTGACAGTTGCTCCTACAGTACGCCTGAGGCCCCcctgctgcagctgtctgtGGCAGGCTCATTATGGCAGAGAATAAAGctgaagcagagaggaagacgCTCGATGCTTTTATCTTGACGGGTCTGTGTATTTCAGACAGAGCATAGCCTGTAATGTGGCTTCTGGATAGTTTCTTTTGTTTCGGTCACAGATCACTGGAGGGgacaagaagagagaaagaagtgaagTTGATAATTAGTAtttaaatgatgttagctggtagcGAGAGTTTGTAATAGTGATTGTGTTGTATGCAAGACAGAGTCGGTGTTTGTAAAATATAATTGTGTAGAAATTCTAGTGCGTCAACAGCATTGCAGCAGATATGAGATGATTTATTCTAGGACTCAAAGCGGTCACTATTTCTTCTGATCTCCTAA is a genomic window of Notolabrus celidotus isolate fNotCel1 chromosome 8, fNotCel1.pri, whole genome shotgun sequence containing:
- the zdhhc9 gene encoding palmitoyltransferase ZDHHC9 isoform X2 yields the protein MSAVMITRKVRKWEKLPGKNTFCCDGRVMMARQKGVFYLTLFLIVGTCALFFAFECPYLAVHLSPAIPVFAALLFLFVIAMLLRTSFSDPGVLPRALPEEASFIEMEIEAANGNVPAGQRPPPRIRNVQINNQIVKLKYCYTCKIFRPPRASHCSICDNCVDRFDHHCPWVGNCVGKRNYRYFYLFTMSLSLLTIYIFTFDIVHVVMRSVDNGFLNTLKETPGTVLEVLVCFFTLWSVVGLTGFHTYLISLNQTTNEDIKGSWSGKNRVQNPYSHKNFIKNCCEVLCGPTYPSVLDRRGVMQEDLAVSATPDALPSSHSSSSSSNPVPQTTKTTAPLIPNEHTPDDAKPSIADTAEKSSSTTEEHSSLEKVPPLASPETDVETSIAKDKIH
- the zdhhc9 gene encoding palmitoyltransferase ZDHHC9 isoform X1; its protein translation is MSAVMITRKVRKWEKLPGKNTFCCDGRVMMARQKGVFYLTLFLIVGTCALFFAFECPYLAVHLSPAIPVFAALLFLFVIAMLLRTSFSDPGVLPRALPEEASFIEMEIEAANGNVPAGQRPPPRIRNVQINNQIVKLKYCYTCKIFRPPRASHCSICDNCVDRFDHHCPWVGNCVGKRNYRYFYLFTMSLSLLTIYIFTFDIVHVVMRSVDNGFLNTLKETPGTVLEVLVCFFTLWSVVGLTGFHTYLISLNQTTNEDIKGSWSGKNRVQNPYSHKNFIKNCCEVLCGPTYPSVLDRRGVMQEDLAVSATPDALPSSHSSSSSSNPVPQTTHAVLCLQKTTAPLIPNEHTPDDAKPSIADTAEKSSSTTEEHSSLEKVPPLASPETDVETSIAKDKIH